Proteins co-encoded in one Chrysemys picta bellii isolate R12L10 chromosome 13, ASM1138683v2, whole genome shotgun sequence genomic window:
- the LOC135975355 gene encoding uncharacterized protein LOC135975355 — translation MQSSPAVMAVQSGNRKRAPAWTDREVLDLIAVWGDECVLSELRSKRRNAKIYEKISKDMAERGYSRDATQCRVKIKELRQGYQKTKEANGRSGSHPQTSRFYEALHSILGAAATTTPPVTVDSEDGILSTAGSSDMLGDGEDEEGDEEGEAVGSSHNADFPDSQDLFITLTEIPYEASPAITPDTESGEGSATPSATVSQPSLESHSQRLARIRRRKKRTREDMFSELMASSQAQAAQQTQWRENLTRMHQANMDREERWRQEDQQATQTLLGLLREQTDTLRRLVDVLQERRQEDRAPLQSISNRPPPPPSPIPTSPKVQRRRGGRVPANSHSTPAESSSSRRLSFPKI, via the exons atgcagagctctccagcagtgatggccgtgcagtctgggaatagaaagagagccccagcatggactgatcgtgaagtcttggatctcatcgctgtgtggggcgatgagtgcgtgctttccgagctgcgatccaaaagaaggaatgcaaagatctacgagaagatctctaaagacatggcagagagaggatacagccgggatgcaacgcagtgccgcgtgaaaatcaaggagctgagacaaggctaccagaagaccaaagaggcaaacggacgctccggatcccatccccagacatcccgtttctacgaggcactgcattccatcctcggtgctgccgccaccactaccccaccagtgaccgtggactctgaggatgggatactgtccacggccggttcctcagacatgttaggggacggggaagatgaggaaggagatgaggagggcgaggcagttggcagctctcacaacgctgatttccccgacagccaggatctcttcatcacccttacagagatcccctacgaagcgtccccagccattaccccggacacagaatctggtgaaggatcagcca ccccgtctgcgactgtctcacaacctagcctggaatcacactcccagaggctagcgcggattaggcgtaggaagaagaggacacgggaggacatgttctctgagcttatggcctcttcccaagcccaggcagcacagcagacccagtggcgggagaacttgacccgaatgcaccaagccaacatggatcgggaggagaggtggcggcaggaagaccagcaggcgactcaaacgctgcttggactactgagggagcaaacggacacgctccggcgccttgtggatgttctgcaggaacggaggcaggaggacagagccccgctgcagtccatctctaaccgccctcccccgccaccaagtcccatacccacctcacccaaagtgcaaagaaggagaggcggcagagtccctgctaactctcactccacccctgcagagagctctagtagcagaaggctctcatttcccaaaatttga